The sequence below is a genomic window from Humulus lupulus chromosome 3, drHumLupu1.1, whole genome shotgun sequence.
aatggtgattaattcctactttaattatgaactattaatagaggatttaattgtatgtagtgattaaattgaTGAAGACTTTTTATGTGTTTAAAAGTACTCAAGAAATGAATGTTTATAATTATAAGAGTGTATTCTCAtaattttagtggaataatattaagattaataaattaaggttattatattaaagagttttaattaataatctaaatttattggagcttgaaattataggtccataggtccccgagatgggtctatcaacactattcaaggtaagagttgaaattgagaaaaatcaggaaaatagcatatttgaaagaaatttgttcttctgggtcaaatatgtaattgagacaaattaatttttaaaattaataaattaattaattatatttttagaaaataatttttaaaataaaattgtattttcaaaaatagcatttaaataattaagataattaattttaaattaattagttttatttatttaaataacatcaaaaatataaaactgataattcaaaatggatttgaatttgaaatgatatttattctttaattaatctgataaataagttatgatattttttaataaataataattaaaagaaaatggttggaacacatccttgacagggatgtgttacacgccattgtagttggcgtgtaacaaggtccaagaatgagtctttgatatttcttttatttaattaattatttaataattgattttgaattttttttaattttttaattttgaattttaaattttaatttattttttttataaatatatcagATAGAAATAGTTTCACTAAGAACTTTTGAAAGAGAATAATATATTTTTCATAGAGAGAAAAATAgatcgtattatttttctctatccctgaaaattgtctCATACCTAATATTccaaaatctcatgtgttgagaatatcttgtgaataagaaaattttccctaccattactctacgtgcctacacacgtcttgaggtgtagagatacattttggaagatcttggtcggagtattttgaagaactgctttggattggatgtttgtttacgatacaaaaagatagtgaggattcttgatagttcttcaactggtaaatcctcatcttttatttctctatgattaatgtattgcatgttaatggatcttattatttaaagtttgtttaaataatttttttttttgaaatctcagGGCCCAACACCCCATGCTTTCCACtgtgcacatggtaaaccagttaccaacagtataggcctcccaagtAAGGCGTTAAATGCTGAAGGGAGATCAACCACAACAAAGGTTGCCATTACTATGTTGTTTGTTGGTGCTTCTCCAATAGTAACAACCAATCTAATTGTTTCTACTAAAGTCATTCCTTCTCCAGTGAAACCATCTAACGTTTGTGTGCAGGGTTCAAGATCTCGAACAGACCATTTCATTCTTTCATGAGTGGTCTtaaaaagaatgttaactgaaTAGCCATGATCAACCATTGTTCGGGCAACAATCATATTGGCAATTTGTGCCTCTATTAATAATGGATCAATTTGTGGGAACCTGATTTGGTtggcgtcttcctcagtgaatgtAATAGGTTTGCATTCGTAACGAGGCATTTTGGGAGTACACTCCTCGAAGACCAATACATCTTCACTAGGTTCATGGCGTAACGTTTGGGCATATCGTTCTAGGGCCTTTATTCTATTGCCAGCTAGGTGTGGCCCCCCGCAAATCATGTCTAGTTGCCCTGCTACTGGGGCTGGTAACAATGGTTGGGCTGGTGCATCAGGAGCTCCTGCAACAACTGGGTTCTAGTCAACTAGGCGTCGAACATATCTTCTCATCGCCTGATGGTTTTGACGAATCAGGAACTTTATTTCATCTTTGAGCTGATTACACTCATTAATGTCATGTCCATAATCGTTATGGAATCTGTAGAACTTGTAGTATCCCTCTTACTTATATCCTTCTTGATATGAGCTAATTTCCAATAGGGAACCTCAGCCTATGCGATTTGAAAGACTTCTTCTCGTGACTCTAAGAGTGTAGAGTAAGTGGTGAAACGTGGCACATATTCTCGTGGCTTGTCAATAATCTTGGCTCATTTGTTGTCATTATTATTGCCACGGTTGGAATTGTTGTTCTGTTTCCTACTGTTTTGGTtattcttattcccattaccatTGGTTGTCTTATTCTGGTTAGAATTTGCACCTGAGTTTTTTACTGGTGCTGCACTAGTTCCTGCTTGGTTAGCTTGGTCAGCTTTCCGAATGGCTTCTTCTAATTTAATGAACTCATCTACTCGGTTGAGAAACTCTCTAGTCGAGTAGACAGTCTTTCTTATTAGATCGGACCACACTggtccttttacttttatttcaGCCATGATGCCCATCAATTTTCCATCATTGCTAACCGTTTCGGAACGAGTAGCTTCTTGCATAAATCATTGCACATAGTCTTTAAAAGGCTCGTTGGGTCCTTGTTTAATGTCAACAAGGTCATTGAGCTCAGCTGGTAGAGTTTGAGCAGCGAATAATTGTGAGTAGAAGAGTCTCACAAATGCATCCTAGGGATTAATGACCCCATGTTCTAGTTTGAAGAATCATTGCTGAGTAGATTCAACCAAGGTAGCAGGAAAAATCCTGCATCAAACATCATCCCGAACACCCAGAGATCTGTCTATATCTCAAAGTTGTTCACATTGGAAACTTAATCTTCCTTGCTAGTATACATAttccaagttggcatcttgaacttgggagGAATTTTAAGGGCATTAATTCGATCAAAGAATGAAGACCATTTCCTTCTCTCTAGATCGATATTTGTGGGCTTTAGGGCTATTAATTCCTGAACCATCCGAGTTAAGGCATCTAGTTGTGCCTGAATTGCTGAAGCAACCATAGTAGTAGCTACTGGGGCAGCAACTAGGAGTGATGCAACTTCATTTTCCGGTGCTGGGGGGATTTCTTGCGCAATGGTCCACAACATTAGACCCATTACCTTCTTAAAATTGGCCGAGGATATCACGCAGGTCTCATCCCTGGTTTCCAAGTCTATTGAAGACATTGTTTCCTCTTGGTTTCCCCCTAGGATTTTGGCTATTTGCTCGAGGAGCACCAAGAGGTGGTCTAGCAGGAAAATTTAGTTATTCATCCAGTCTTTGTGGGACAACAGTCCTTCAGGCTACACATTTTCCCAAGCAGGGATGTTCTGAGGCCCAAGTGGCCTTGGTGGAACAAATTGTACTCTTGGATGTTCATCATTACGATGATAATCATAGTATTGGTTATTGTGGGGTTGGTAGTATTTGCTATCTCCCTCATCATCGTCATAGTTATTCGGGAAGGATGCCCGATAACTGCTACTTACTCCCTGGTTGTTTCTCTGTCGGTATCTCCTCGGCGGGTGACCCTGATTATACCCAGCTAATTGATTACGTTGAGGCTGTTGGCCTCGGTTTTGACTTGCTGGTCGTTCATTCCTTGGTTGTCGAAATTGCTGACAAGGCAGGTTTTGTTGGTTAGGAGGTAGTCCTCCTCTTGAGACGGATCATCTTGGTTGCCCATCAGCAAGGCTTCCTTCTCCGAATACTTGTCTACCACAACCTTGGCCTAGGTCACAGTTAGGCAACACTGTTCATCTTGATGGAGTTGGAAATATACTCCTGGTCAAGTTCCTCTATTCGATTGATTACTATGAGTCTACCCAGGAGGAACTACTTGGTCTCAAGATCTTGTTGGTTGAGTGGGTTTTGGGACTCGACCAGTTAGCCTTTGAGTCTCAGTATTTCTCGGCCAGTGTTCTTAGGTTGAGGGTTCACTGGTCGATTTCCTGCAACTTGGATTTGTTGTAAGACAGCTTCAAGCAGCGTTGCTGCTTCAGCATTACGGCGATCAGCTTCTTCTTACCGAGCTTCAATGGCTCACTTCTGCTTGTTCAGGGCTTCAGCTATAGCCTCTTAGGTCGCTGCTTGATTTTCATGCATGACAACAAACAGCTCTTGCATTTGTCCCACAACTTCCTTTACCTGCTCAATGTCAAGGTTGAGATCTTCCACTAAATCCACGTGGGGCTCATCGTGACCCATTGTTCCTCATGGAGGTAGATATCTAGGTGTAGGGACATGCTGGCCAGGGTGCAGAGGGGGAAATTGACTGCTCAAGGGGCGGTCATGTGGTCCAGTAGTTGGGTTTCCCTTTTGTGGTTCTTGGCTTTGGCTTCTAGTAGTTATAGCCATTGATTCGAATTGGTGAATTGAATCTTCATttagttcagctctcaatgaaagcaccaaaatattgaccagGGTTTTGGTTAGCGACACTGAGTCAAATTAAATGATAGATGAGAATGTAAAGAGTTGAATTCAAGTAAACAACAcaaaagaatttatagtggttaatccccaagagttggtaatgacctacgtccacttgcacttaaATTAATCAAGAAGATCTCAGACTCAAGATCAGAAGAACAAGattcaactgagtttcctaagCCTGAGAAATAATACAATTCAACATaaattttgtatgtaaagtgcgcatGAGAGCTAATGACTGtgagagatctctatttatagagtccctAAATTGGTCATGGACCTTACAAACATGAAATAGGCCCTACACGTAGAGTATGGGTTTGTTACAACTTAATACATAATAAAAGAttataaaaaatacatttatatTTCGGTTACATAAATATCCCCTAAAATCCGGGTCATTTTGGTTGAACGGAACATTCTTCGAGCAGCTCAATCTTTCGAGCAATTTGTGTGGGTAACATGCCATCGACCAAGCCCTTTCTATTCAACCAGCAACCTTTGTATAATATATTTTGACTTCTTATCTTATTCCAATGCAAATAGCTTCCTCCATGCTGATTAAATAATCGACCAACTCATGTAGATCAACTAGCGGCGGAAAACTTGACACTTTTATCTACCACATGTCATTTTCATATTCCACATCACCATGTCCAACTTTGGGTTAAACACTTTACATTTCAAACACCCCACTTTCCCAGGAAATTTATCAAAAAACACAGAAACTTAAAGAACATTCATACGGGTTTGAAAAAATTTCTAAATAAAGAAAATTTGAGATTAAAGCCTAGATTTAAATAGAAATTCAAAGAAAATAAGAGATTGGACATTGAAAACTTACTCAAGCGTGGAATCAATGGAAAACCCACTTCAAAATGGTCAAAAATTACTTGGGAGAACTTGGATTTTTGATTGGGATTTtcttattatgtttatgtgtgtgGATGCTGGTTGAAAATATagaaaagagaaagaagaaaagtAGGTGAAAAGAGTTGTACTTTTGCCTAGGAATTTGTGTACTCGTCAGTACGATTTTCTAAAATGGTAATCACTGTTTTTTACTTCCCTATGTGGAGGAATATTAAAGGACCATAACAATACTACTAGCTGTTTTGATAAAGGTTGATCGAAATATCATTAGATCGAATGGGCAAAGTTTAAATACGTCCATCATGTGTTGCTCGCACTgtgataaacttgggggcaaatattATCACTAAAAATCCGGCATGGTGATAAGGGACTCTTACAAGACAAGTGGTAAAGGAAAACCTCATACGACATTGATGTTGATCGGATATCATGACCAGAATAATAGCAAATATGCTTAAGATACGATACAACAAGAATACAACTGGTCGACACAAAGTTGATCATCCTATAGCTGGTTAAGTACAGATACAAAGATGTAAAACTCGAGTAgcttaatttaaaaatattaattttaagtgtgaatttttcattaatttaatGTATATTTTGTGATAAAAGGTTTTTAAAGGCCCAAGGCTCATCATTTTGTAAGGTCGGTAAGTCTATAAATACAAGACTTATTGCATTATTTAGGCTCATGCACACTTTTTTTTATACAAAATCTATCTCCTTCTTCTCTCAAACTTAAGAAGCTCAGTTTAATCTTATTTTTCTAACCTTAAGATTGGGAATCGATTCAATAAAAATGTCAAGTAGATGAAGGTTTTTACCAATTATTAgtgttgaaccactataaaattcttgtgatcttatttttattaattcggttctcaaattatttatcattttatcaACTTATTATCGTTGGTCAAATCTGTGGTCAACAACCATATTAGTAAAATAGAAGATGAGAAATGAAAATGCTTACCTGACTCTTACTAAGCTCAAAATGAATATGTACACAGCTTATTAATGTTATAGTTAACTGGATAACATAACAGAAAATTGACTAACAGCTAACTCTTAAGAGCTAACTAATTCTGTAAATAGGCATAAGATAGGCGGATGCCTAATGTAGTAATGGCTagttgttagagaaaaatatctcACATGGAAAGTGTGTGGGTACATTCAACAAAACATAAGAACATGGGTTACTCCAttcatcaccaattggttttgagatggaacctcaTGCTTCTTACCATGCACTTCATTCTACTTCCAGACCACTTTCCACATTCTaacatggtatcaagagccaaagAAAACTCTAACGAGTATGTCTCTGATCCAAATCCAAAACCGGTCCAAAAAGAGAGCCAAAAGAGTCATTTGTGATTCAGGGGTAGTGAGCCAAAAAGAGTCAAAAAGCCACTTGTGATCAAGTCGTCCAACGAGTCGTCCAAGATTGGTAAGTAAAAATAGCCACCATCTTAAGAGggatgttagagaaaaatatctcacatggaaagtgtgtgggtacattcaacaatacataagAGCATGGGTTACTCCACTCAttaccaattggtttttagatagAACCTCATGCTTCTTACCATGCACTTCATTTTACTTCCAAACCACTTTCCACATTCTAACACTAGTCCATATCTGCTGCCCAAATGTAGGATCGTTACACTAAATACGACAAAGCCATTTTAGCTAAATAAAAAAGACAAACTAAATAAATaagatgataataattataacaagTTTCAAACTCAAGTATAACTTTTTTTTGACATGTGATGAGGCTAAGTCCCTCACTTAGCCAATCACTTGACACATTGGCCTAAACCCCACAATGGACATTCACTATAGAAGCAATGTTTATTAAGCGACAACGGAAGACACCATTTACAAGAATTTCCGAAAACAAAGTATAGACTAGTATGCCAGCAAGGTTCACACAAACTCAGTCTATGTACTTGTCACAATGTTGTCCCCTTGGCCCTTTCTCAACTAGTATTTATAAGCAACAAAGCCGGTCACTAAAAGTATCTCCAACCACACTAGCTAGCTAATTGATAGCTAAAATAATTTTAGGTAAAATAAAGTTCTTTTAGAGAGTCATCTTTAATACCATTATTCAAGCTATACAATCTATGATAGCTAAAATtgattaatttgataatttttataattttagatTTCCAACATAAATTAatctaataattaattattttattacaaCAGCTATATTTCTAACTTCTATAATATAACCTCTATATCTATTATCACACTAGTTCTCATGGTCATTCAACTCAATTCTACTTGTATACTTTCAATAATTATGGCTCGTAATCTGTTAGCCAAAATGCTTTTAGGTGACGATTCTGACGATAGATTTCATTTGTTAGCAACAATCACCGAGGAAGAATGGGTATGTTGGTGGTGGAATAACCAATTTAGATATTATAAGGAAACGAATAATGTTGAAACTACATTAAAGTAGAAGTCTAACGGAGGCTAAAATATTATTGAAACGCTAGCGAAAACTAAACAATTGGATTAGAAATACATTTCACTCGATCCATGCGCAGGCCAACTCCATGATTATTAGAAACAAAGATTCAGATACCCTTCTCAAGCATTGCTCGAACCCTCATTGGAAGACCATAAAGCCTAATAAATCCAGCAGCATCAGCTTGATCATATACATCCCCACTCTCAAATGATGAAATATCTTGCCTATACAAACTATGGGGACTCTTCCTGCCAGTTACAGTGATAGAACCTTTGTATAGTTTTAAAGTCACTGAACCTGTCGTGGTTCCTGTGATCTTCTCCATGAATGCATCCATAGACTCACGAAGTGGGTCGAACCATCTGCCTGCATACACCAACTCTGCATATTTCAGGGCTAGGGAGTCTTTCACTTGCATTGTTTCTCGATCCAATGTCAAGGATTCGAGCTCGCGTACAGCAGCAAAAAGGATGGTACCACCTGGGGTTTCATAGACTCCTCGGCTTTTCATACCAACAAGGCGGTTTTCTACCATGTCAATTCGGCCAATTCCGTGCTTCCCGCCAATTTGGTTGAGCTCTGACAGCATAGATGCTGGGGAAAGTGTCTTCCCATTGACTGAAACAGGGATCCCTGATACAATCCCAATTTCTACATACCTGCAGAAAGGAGGGCATGTGAACAAACATGTGGATTAGCATATACATACAACAGATTACAAGAGAAAATCAAAGTGAAACTCTATGACTCACTCAGGTTGGTTAGGTGCATCTTCTGGGTCCACTGTTAACATGTACATATCCTTCTTAGGTTCATTTGCTGGATCTTCCAAAATGTCACCCTTCAATTTTGTGGAAAATACTCATATATGAGATAAAAAGATCAAGATTTAGATGTTAAACAACACAGTGAGAGCTCTTCTGACGCAAAGAAGCTAATTATAAACCATTATATATGCAATATTTAAACTGGCAGAGACTCCGCTATTTAAAAAAGTATTGAATTAAGGGACAGATGTTAAGTTCAAAACACTGCCATTACATATACTTGTTAAGTTCAAAACACTGCCATTACACTGCCATTTCTACCTCGTGACTAAGGTGCCATAAATTTCCATCTCTGCTGTATATGGATTTCTTCGTCACTGGAACAGGCACATTATGCTTCTTAGCATATTCAATGGCATCTTCTCTGCCTGTAATATCCCACTCCCTCCAAGGAGCCACAACATTTAGTTTGGGATTCAAAGCGAAGAAGGTCAGCTCAAAGCGAACCTGAATAAACAACACATGACATCAAACGTCAAAAGAAACAAAGCAGGTAATGTTAAACATTGAATTGCAAAGCTTGCCTGATCATTTCCTTTTCCTGTACATCCATGAGCAACAGCATCAGCTCCAACTTCTTCGGCAACATCAACCATTGCCTGTTTATAGGATTATGTCAGTTAATAATTAATAGACAACAAATTTCTAAGTAAGGAAAAGTCCCTCATATATGAAGCAGTTTGGCTTTTTAAAACCTGACAGATGAAGTAGTGGATGTATAAGCATTAGATTGAAGAGAATAGGAGAATGTCGGTACGGACATTAGTTTAAACTAATAAATCTTAGTCTCTATGTAGATACATCCATACTTACTTGACTTCAAAACGTTTTacagaaagaaaaataaagtcaCCTTAGCAATAACAGGGCGTGCCATTGAGGTTCCCAGCAAGTATTTTCTCTCATAAATTGCACCAGCCCGCAGGCAAGGAAATATAAACTCTTTAACAAATTCCTCTTGTAGGTCCTTCACTACCAACTGACAAGCCCCACTGGCCTTGGCCTTTGCTTCCAAACCATCCAATTCTTTTATACCCTGTAGGAAAGTGAGAATGAACTTATATCCAAAGAATATATACAGAGAAAGATCTTCACTTACCAATGGCTGTTGATAAGAAGTTGAGGACATACCTGACCAACATCAGCAGTGAAGCAGACAACTTCACAACCATAGTTCTCCCTGCAGAGTTAAAATGCATAAGGTCAAACACAGGGAAGTATAATAGAAAAAGAATCCACTACTGCAGTTGAATTCATAAAACGAAAAACAAAACGAGGTACATGCCTTAGCCATGGAACAATGACTGACGTATCTAAGCCACCACTATAAGCCAGAACAACCTTCTTCAATTTTCCACGTAAGCCTTTATTGCTTGTAGCTTCAGATATTTCCGACTCTTTATAACTAGGCAAGGCTGCTCTAATTACTACAAGTTAGGTAAAAAAGGTCATATTCCAGTGAATTAAAGGTAAGATAAATTTTCTTATCCAGAAGAAAACTCTTTACTAGTTTATCATTAAGTAAGTACTGGTACAAGGGCTGTAATCATGTTCATGAACAAGAAGATCGTTACATTGCTAATGAATCAACATCAAGTTTCGTTATGATATCTTTGGGATTCTGATATTGATTTGTTGGATACAATTTGATGTATTTTAGGAGTGTTTCCTAATTTAGAAGATATAAATCATTGAATGATTCTTTCGTAAGTTGTATATATACAATGTTTAGCATCAATACAAAACACCCTATTTTTGGCTTGATCTTTGCATGGTACCAGAGCTATGCAGATCCACAACAA
It includes:
- the LOC133825229 gene encoding uncharacterized protein LOC133825229 translates to MQEATRSETVSNDGKLMGIMAEIKVKGPVWSDLIRKTVYSTREFLNRVDEFIKLEEAIRKADQANQAGTSAAPVKNSGANSNQNKTTNGNGNKNNQNSRKQNNNSNRGNNNDNK
- the LOC133823284 gene encoding argininosuccinate synthase, chloroplastic-like; this translates as MAQLKSFSSSHSPTSFAFHGPERAHKICWPRKLNSTLELGAKVSELHGNACISISHNGTGAGSRNKQVIRAALPSYKESEISEATSNKGLRGKLKKVVLAYSGGLDTSVIVPWLRENYGCEVVCFTADVGQGIKELDGLEAKAKASGACQLVVKDLQEEFVKEFIFPCLRAGAIYERKYLLGTSMARPVIAKAMVDVAEEVGADAVAHGCTGKGNDQVRFELTFFALNPKLNVVAPWREWDITGREDAIEYAKKHNVPVPVTKKSIYSRDGNLWHLSHEGDILEDPANEPKKDMYMLTVDPEDAPNQPEYVEIGIVSGIPVSVNGKTLSPASMLSELNQIGGKHGIGRIDMVENRLVGMKSRGVYETPGGTILFAAVRELESLTLDRETMQVKDSLALKYAELVYAGRWFDPLRESMDAFMEKITGTTTGSVTLKLYKGSITVTGRKSPHSLYRQDISSFESGDVYDQADAAGFIRLYGLPMRVRAMLEKGI